In Deinococcus aerius, the following are encoded in one genomic region:
- a CDS encoding tetratricopeptide repeat protein yields the protein MIDVATTWQQACSALAGGDYDVAFSVLEGAMGEARRPERARLALYLASVHALYGDAATTEVGSALREARTLNPALREDPLYLALSAELDARTHGPDAAPPPPAAREAADPLARYHAIAALALAEQPQAALDIHLPVAELPEHLRWRLRSWQADSEEQLGHLQEAAHLYAEAAHHAGGLNRAIMLQEGAALLLQLGQPQEAGAALDQARPLYTGHDPEEGLNLATWHYLQAQALLNLGKPEEALSSIREADRLERAHGDPSYGVALVWGQVMTHLGQHEEALRHFERALTLATDADRPYALHELGVALLDLDRPVEARERLEAVLQEPDYPYAPEVLADLAECDYRLGRLQEAQTAAEQALAQGAVVPASLVLGSVALDYYHLDEALDHYERVVREAAPHSRDWITGHQMAADVMAQQGFRDPAAAYAHAQQALEYTPESDDWYGTLQDYLTKAQALMGEKSGRMLN from the coding sequence ATGATCGATGTCGCCACCACCTGGCAGCAGGCTTGCTCGGCGCTCGCGGGGGGCGACTATGACGTGGCGTTCAGCGTGCTGGAAGGGGCCATGGGGGAAGCCCGCAGGCCCGAGCGGGCGCGGCTCGCGCTGTACCTCGCCAGCGTCCACGCCCTGTACGGCGACGCCGCCACCACCGAGGTCGGCTCCGCCCTGCGCGAGGCCCGCACCCTGAACCCTGCCCTGCGCGAGGACCCGCTGTACCTCGCCCTGAGTGCCGAACTCGATGCCCGCACGCATGGCCCCGATGCCGCGCCCCCCCCGCCCGCCGCGCGTGAGGCCGCCGACCCCCTGGCGCGCTATCACGCGATTGCGGCCCTCGCCCTGGCCGAGCAGCCCCAGGCGGCGCTCGACATCCACCTCCCGGTGGCAGAACTGCCCGAACACCTGCGCTGGCGGCTCAGGAGCTGGCAGGCCGACAGCGAGGAACAGCTCGGGCATCTTCAGGAGGCGGCGCACCTGTACGCGGAGGCGGCGCACCACGCGGGGGGCCTCAACCGGGCGATCATGCTCCAGGAGGGCGCGGCGCTGCTGCTGCAACTCGGCCAGCCGCAGGAGGCGGGGGCCGCCCTCGACCAGGCCCGCCCCCTCTACACCGGCCACGACCCCGAGGAGGGCCTGAACCTCGCCACCTGGCACTACCTCCAGGCGCAGGCGCTGCTCAACCTGGGCAAGCCCGAGGAGGCGCTCTCCAGCATCCGCGAGGCCGACCGGCTGGAGCGGGCCCACGGCGACCCCAGCTACGGTGTCGCCCTCGTGTGGGGCCAGGTGATGACGCACCTCGGCCAGCACGAGGAGGCCCTGCGGCACTTCGAGCGGGCGCTGACGCTCGCCACGGACGCCGACCGGCCCTATGCGCTCCACGAACTCGGGGTGGCTCTCCTCGACCTCGACCGCCCGGTGGAGGCCCGCGAGCGGCTGGAGGCCGTCTTGCAGGAGCCGGACTACCCCTACGCGCCCGAAGTCCTGGCCGACCTCGCCGAGTGCGACTACCGGCTGGGGCGACTCCAGGAAGCGCAGACCGCCGCTGAGCAGGCACTCGCGCAGGGGGCGGTCGTGCCCGCCAGCCTGGTGCTCGGCAGCGTGGCGCTCGACTACTACCACCTCGACGAGGCGCTCGACCATTACGAGCGGGTGGTGCGCGAGGCGGCCCCCCACAGCCGCGACTGGATCACCGGGCACCAGATGGCCGCCGACGTGATGGCCCAGCAGGGCTTCCGCGACCCCGCCGCCGCCTACGCCCACGCCCAGCAGGCGCTGGAATACACCCCGGAGAGCGACGACTGGTACGGCACCTTGCAGGATTATCTGACCAAGGCCCAGGCGTTGATGGGCGAGAAGAGCGGGCGGATGCTGAACTGA
- the ftsH gene encoding ATP-dependent zinc metalloprotease FtsH produces the protein MRRLNPWLIVLFVLALFLMFSQAPMSGRASVNYNVFKNLLEQGRIERVVVQENVARVTLKEPTTVDVNGAAQPRPVTDFTVRLPSNQATPDSGLIGQLEAQGVNYRFEQASQWLGILLNFLPIILLFGMMYFFFMRAQGGQNGVMQFGQSRAKKYGKENRVQTKFTDVAGHEEAKRELIEVVDFLKNPGKYHQIGAEIPKGVLLVGPPGTGKTLLARAIAGEADVPFFSVSASEFMEMFVGVGASRVRTLFEDARKSAPAIMFIDEIDSIGRKRGAGIGGGHDEREQTLNQILSEMDGFDKTSSVIVLAATNRPDVLDPALLRPGRFDRQVTIDLPNLKEREAILKVHLRNKPLAPGVDVPEIAKSTPYFSGADLKNVTNEAALEAARLGKTQIDMSDFYRALDKITLGLENSSLTISPEEKKAIAYHEAGHAVTAAVIPGSDKLQKVSIIPRGRALGAAFYLPEERALMSRERLENQLVVSLGGRAAEEVFIGSVTSGAADDFRKATNIARKMVLEWGMGDNFKNMALTTDSGPVFLGEDMAKPKAFSEHTSQLVDEDVKRILGRAYERAKSLVSEYAEAMHEVADALLSQELITGDVVRDAVTRARGQGQPAPQPTV, from the coding sequence TTGAGGCGGCTCAATCCCTGGCTGATCGTCCTGTTCGTTCTGGCGCTGTTCCTGATGTTCTCTCAGGCACCCATGAGCGGGCGGGCCAGTGTCAATTACAACGTGTTCAAGAACCTGCTCGAACAGGGCAGGATCGAGCGGGTCGTCGTGCAGGAAAACGTGGCGCGCGTCACGCTGAAGGAACCCACCACGGTCGACGTGAACGGCGCCGCGCAGCCCCGGCCGGTCACCGACTTCACCGTCCGGCTGCCCAGCAACCAGGCCACGCCCGACAGCGGGCTGATAGGCCAGCTTGAGGCGCAGGGCGTCAACTACCGCTTCGAGCAGGCGAGCCAGTGGCTGGGCATCCTGCTGAACTTCCTGCCCATCATCCTGCTGTTCGGCATGATGTACTTCTTCTTCATGCGCGCGCAGGGCGGTCAGAACGGCGTGATGCAGTTCGGGCAGAGCCGGGCCAAGAAGTACGGCAAGGAAAACCGCGTCCAGACCAAGTTCACCGACGTGGCCGGGCACGAGGAGGCCAAGCGCGAACTCATCGAGGTCGTGGACTTCCTGAAAAACCCCGGCAAGTACCACCAGATCGGCGCCGAGATCCCGAAGGGCGTGCTCCTCGTGGGGCCTCCCGGCACCGGTAAGACCCTGCTCGCGCGGGCCATCGCGGGCGAGGCAGACGTGCCCTTCTTCAGCGTCAGCGCGTCCGAATTCATGGAGATGTTCGTGGGTGTGGGCGCGAGCCGTGTCCGCACCCTCTTCGAGGACGCCCGCAAGAGTGCCCCGGCGATCATGTTCATCGACGAGATCGACTCCATCGGGCGCAAGCGCGGCGCGGGCATCGGCGGCGGCCACGACGAGCGCGAGCAGACCCTCAACCAGATCCTCTCCGAGATGGACGGCTTCGACAAGACGAGCAGCGTGATCGTCCTCGCCGCGACGAACCGCCCGGATGTCCTCGACCCCGCGCTGCTGCGCCCGGGCCGCTTCGACCGCCAGGTGACCATCGACCTCCCCAACCTCAAGGAGCGCGAGGCCATCCTGAAGGTCCACCTGCGGAACAAGCCCCTCGCCCCCGGCGTGGACGTGCCCGAGATCGCCAAGAGCACGCCCTACTTCTCGGGCGCGGACCTCAAGAACGTGACGAACGAGGCCGCCCTGGAGGCCGCGCGGCTCGGCAAGACCCAGATCGACATGAGCGACTTCTACCGGGCGCTCGACAAGATCACGCTCGGCCTGGAGAACTCCTCGCTGACGATCAGCCCCGAGGAGAAAAAGGCCATCGCCTACCACGAGGCGGGGCACGCCGTGACCGCCGCCGTCATCCCCGGCAGCGACAAGCTCCAGAAGGTCTCCATCATCCCGCGTGGCCGCGCGCTCGGCGCCGCCTTCTACCTGCCGGAGGAGCGGGCGCTGATGAGCCGGGAGCGGCTGGAAAACCAGCTCGTCGTCTCGCTGGGGGGCCGCGCCGCCGAGGAGGTCTTTATCGGCAGCGTCACGAGCGGGGCCGCCGACGACTTCCGCAAGGCGACGAACATCGCCCGCAAGATGGTGCTGGAGTGGGGCATGGGCGACAACTTCAAGAACATGGCGCTCACCACCGACTCCGGCCCGGTCTTCCTGGGCGAGGACATGGCGAAGCCCAAGGCCTTTTCCGAACACACCTCGCAGCTCGTGGACGAGGACGTGAAGCGCATCCTGGGCCGCGCCTACGAGCGGGCCAAGAGCCTGGTCAGCGAGTACGCGGAGGCCATGCACGAGGTCGCCGACGCGCTGCTCAGCCAGGAACTCATCACCGGCGACGTGGTGCGTGACGCGGTGACCCGGGCGCGCGGCCAGGGGCAGCCCGCACCGCAGCCCACCGTGTAA
- a CDS encoding DinB family protein — MNIPETYEYLVRARRDLWATLEDVPDEVLARPLLNGDRFRCIKDLVWHIAEVEDGWLHGDIRRVPPVQDHLPGVQALRGRPFYDDVPLAPLLDYWLAVEESTRAYLARLDAAELARVVTVEDWPPEHQRFRVDGLLWHVMMHEVRHTAQIAVLLRTQDIKPPSLDLLFYLPPIPSAQSG; from the coding sequence ATGAACATCCCCGAAACCTACGAGTACCTCGTCCGCGCCCGGCGGGACCTGTGGGCCACGCTGGAGGACGTGCCGGACGAGGTGCTGGCCAGGCCGCTGCTGAACGGCGACCGGTTCCGCTGCATCAAGGACCTGGTGTGGCACATCGCCGAGGTCGAGGACGGCTGGCTGCACGGCGACATCCGGCGGGTACCCCCGGTGCAGGACCATCTGCCCGGGGTGCAGGCTCTCCGAGGCCGTCCCTTCTACGATGACGTGCCGCTCGCCCCCCTGCTGGACTACTGGCTCGCCGTGGAGGAAAGCACCCGGGCCTACCTCGCCCGGCTGGACGCCGCCGAGCTGGCACGTGTCGTGACGGTCGAGGACTGGCCGCCGGAGCACCAACGCTTCCGGGTGGACGGGTTGCTGTGGCACGTGATGATGCACGAGGTCCGGCATACCGCGCAGATTGCCGTGCTGCTCAGGACGCAGGACATCAAGCCGCCGTCCCTCGACCTGCTGTTCTACCTGCCGCCTATACCGTCAGCGCAGAGCGGTTGA
- a CDS encoding DinB family protein codes for MNQLDLLLESFRRNGRVNAVLLGTLADADLDLSDGRGGWTVGQHLGHMAHFRLDWLSNISPPHAEGLPAAIARDGESFRLRLRDPAELGRAFAIGDDAALGAVQDAITSGQPFADPWNEGTYPSHPAHFLQHIIVHDSHHRGQVMALLRLGGRPKEQLDKLEEHWAIWRE; via the coding sequence ATGAACCAACTTGATCTGCTGCTCGAATCCTTCCGCCGCAACGGGCGGGTGAACGCCGTTCTGCTGGGCACCCTGGCTGACGCTGACCTGGACCTCTCGGACGGGCGGGGCGGGTGGACGGTCGGGCAGCACCTGGGCCACATGGCGCATTTCCGCCTGGACTGGCTCTCCAACATCTCGCCCCCCCACGCCGAGGGTCTGCCCGCCGCCATCGCGCGCGACGGCGAAAGCTTTCGTCTGCGCCTGCGCGACCCCGCCGAACTGGGCCGCGCCTTCGCCATCGGGGACGATGCGGCCCTCGGCGCGGTTCAGGACGCCATCACCTCGGGGCAGCCCTTCGCCGATCCCTGGAACGAGGGGACCTATCCCTCGCACCCGGCGCACTTTCTCCAGCACATCATCGTCCACGACAGCCATCACCGGGGACAAGTCATGGCCCTGCTGCGCCTGGGCGGGCGCCCGAAGGAGCAACTGGACAAGCTGGAAGAACACTGGGCGATCTGGCGGGAGTGA
- a CDS encoding DUF1905 domain-containing protein, giving the protein MTLEFSGPVWHWAGPAPWYFVTVPAEQCRDLHAASKFVTYGWGMLPVRVRIGGTEWTTSLFPKDDRYIVPVKASVRRAEQLQEGDEVTVRLELRS; this is encoded by the coding sequence ATGACCCTGGAGTTCAGCGGCCCGGTGTGGCACTGGGCTGGCCCCGCCCCCTGGTACTTCGTGACCGTTCCCGCAGAGCAGTGCCGCGACCTGCACGCCGCCTCCAAGTTCGTGACGTACGGCTGGGGCATGCTTCCCGTCCGGGTTCGGATCGGCGGGACCGAGTGGACAACGTCCCTGTTTCCCAAGGATGACCGTTACATCGTGCCCGTCAAGGCGAGTGTTCGAAGGGCAGAACAGCTCCAGGAGGGCGACGAGGTGACGGTGCGGCTTGAACTCCGCTCGTGA
- a CDS encoding DinB family protein yields the protein MSQTSTATFLTPADFLAHWLSHRRLTRRLVEAFPEDQLFTFTAAPPMRPFAEMAWEIHGVTAYTLNGLVTGNWGEPVWDAQPARTREALLTAWDELSRRLEAELPGVPPARYAQEQPLAWGPMTGWVAAIGVVDNEIHHRGQGYVYLRALGITPPDFWAR from the coding sequence ATGAGCCAGACATCCACCGCCACGTTCCTCACCCCCGCCGACTTCCTGGCCCACTGGCTGAGCCACCGCCGCCTGACCCGCCGCCTTGTCGAGGCCTTTCCCGAGGACCAGCTCTTCACCTTCACTGCCGCGCCGCCCATGCGCCCCTTCGCGGAGATGGCGTGGGAGATTCACGGCGTGACGGCGTACACGCTGAACGGCCTGGTGACCGGGAACTGGGGCGAGCCGGTCTGGGACGCGCAGCCCGCCCGGACCCGGGAGGCGTTGCTGACCGCGTGGGACGAACTGAGCCGCCGCCTCGAGGCCGAACTGCCGGGCGTTCCCCCCGCCCGCTACGCCCAGGAGCAGCCGCTCGCCTGGGGTCCCATGACCGGGTGGGTCGCCGCCATCGGCGTGGTGGACAACGAGATTCACCACCGGGGGCAGGGCTACGTGTACCTGCGGGCGCTGGGCATCACGCCGCCGGACTTCTGGGCCCGGTGA
- a CDS encoding (4Fe-4S)-binding protein, which produces MTQTTPPDDVLARGKAYTGDGVTVYYDPPRCVHVANCVRGLPEVFRPRERPWIQAGNAAAERVAEVVRTCPTGALHYVLAGGPGELPDRPTTVTPVTDGPLAIRGDLVIQTPGGEVREVRAALCRCGASGNKPFCDGTHARIGWRSGGGTAPEERGDDHPGPGQRADGARESGEQ; this is translated from the coding sequence ATGACGCAGACGACCCCACCGGATGACGTTCTGGCGCGCGGCAAGGCGTACACGGGAGACGGGGTGACCGTGTACTACGACCCGCCGCGCTGCGTCCACGTTGCCAACTGCGTGCGCGGGCTGCCGGAGGTGTTCCGCCCCCGCGAGCGCCCCTGGATTCAGGCGGGCAACGCGGCGGCGGAGCGCGTGGCGGAGGTCGTCCGCACCTGCCCGACCGGGGCCCTCCATTACGTGCTGGCGGGCGGCCCTGGTGAGCTGCCCGACCGGCCCACCACAGTCACCCCGGTGACCGACGGCCCGCTGGCGATTCGCGGCGACCTCGTGATTCAGACGCCGGGCGGGGAGGTGCGGGAGGTCCGGGCGGCCCTGTGCCGCTGCGGGGCGAGCGGCAACAAGCCCTTTTGCGACGGCACGCACGCGAGGATCGGCTGGAGGAGCGGGGGAGGGACGGCTCCCGAGGAGCGCGGCGACGACCACCCGGGGCCGGGCCAGCGGGCGGACGGGGCGCGGGAGTCGGGTGAGCAATAA